From a single Brettanomyces bruxellensis chromosome 7, complete sequence genomic region:
- a CDS encoding uncharacterized protein (BUSCO:EOG09261CM0) — MFSAGRIWARPQGWLCKSAIRSFWLSSARYATRALRPYQAECIKQCVNTLKEGKKRRLAVSIATGGGKTFVFTKLIPRLVELPLPDPSNGEKRGNGVLILVHRKELADQAMRSIRSCKELEGCDVFLEMAKANVTREMLEAEGDKLFVVIASVPTLARSKERLMKFPKNTFRGIIVDECHHAVSDSYLQIFRWFNCLKEKNCSFKESPFLLGFSATLKRHDKKPLRQVFDEIVYEKSMVSLVDEGYLVDCDWKMVEAGFRLSAVEMGGDGDYKLDSLAKHVNTSETNVLALKTYKYFRQKRNIKSTLVFCCDVEHMQALAKLFALNGIKAEYVTGSTTLSDRAQTIEKFKNRQIEVLINCGVFTEGTDIPNIDSILLLRPTKSQPLLTQMVGRGLRLSQGKTKCLVVDFVDSEETGISIDNTLGGVTVKNPIGSLFGGGIHGNGSKDIPLNKQPDYVEFKSFEGFKELLQSWKADRVNSSKQIERQVYGTIMRSRDPWLQIRKDTWAMRISSSHYYKIDIDRKKQIAKLIYVSMVPKKIPTGGRFPRYVRIPLSKNIAQSDSIAELLKKFSEDIESDSLKKEAYESANARRFIFGRSKITSKQHDFLLNAIKEIINPSRQCHVDVGKFCQVVDRELDKLSKFEASNLISGYTISRKKTLEIWVSKKILNTKKKRLDLMEAPPPPPPEDSWIEPECDKIGLAGFNRQSRKY, encoded by the coding sequence ATGTTCTCTGCAGGACGGATTTGGGCTCGACCCCAGGGCTGGCTGTGCAAAAGTGCAATTCGCAGTTTCTGGCTTTCTTCGGCAAGATATGCCACCAGGGCGCTTAGACCATATCAGGCGGAATGCATTAAACAGTGTGTGAATACATTAaaagagggaaaaaagcGGAGACTAGCGGTTAGTATTGCCACGGGAGGTGGCAAAACTTTTGTTTTCACAAAGCTGATTCCGAGATTGGTCGAATTACCACTTCCAGATCCAAGCAATGGTGAAAAACGTGGAAACGGTGTTCTCATATTAGTTCACAGAAAAGAATTGGCAGATCAGGCAATGCGATCTATACGGAGCTGTAAAGAGCTTGAGGGATGCGATGTATTTCTTGAGATGGCAAAGGCAAATGTGACACGAGAGATGCTTGAGGCAGAAGGTGACAAGTTGTTTGTTGTGATTGCCAGTGTACCAACATTAGCGAGATCCAAAGAGAGACTAATGAAGTTTCCAAAGAATACATTTCGGGGAATCATCGTAGACGAGTGCCATCATGCTGTTAGTGACTCGTATCTACAGATCTTTAGGTGGTTCAACTGCCtcaaggagaaaaattGCTCGTTTAAGGAAAGTCCGTTTTTATTAGGATTCTCGGCAACCTTAAAAAGACACGATAAGAAGCCTCTTCGGCAAGTTTTCGACGAGATTGTATATGAGAAATCAATGGTCTCGCTTGTGGATGAGGGCTACTTGGTCGATTGTGATTGGAAGATGGTCGAAGCTGGTTTTCGACTCTCCGCCGTCGAAATGGGAGGAGACGGAGATTATAAGCTTGATTCGTTGGCAAAACACGTCAACACCAGCGAGACAAACGTGTTGGCGCTTAAAACTTACAAGTATTTCAGGCAGAAACGCAACATCAAGTCGACACTCGTTTTTTGCTGTGATGTTGAACATATGCAGGCTCTCGCAAAGCTTTTTGCATTGAATGGAATCAAAGCTGAATACGTTACGGGATCTACGACTTTGTCTGATAGAGCACAGACCATTGAGAAGTTCAAAAATAGACAGATCGAGGTTCTTATTAACTGCGGTGTTTTCACTGAAGGTACCGATATACCAAATATCGACtcaattcttcttcttcggCCTACAAAATCCCAGCCGTTGCTTACACAAATGGTTGGAAGGGGTTTACGGCTGTCTCAAGGCAAAACAAAATGCCTTGTGGTGGATTTTGTGGATAGTGAAGAGACAGGAATAAGCATAGATAACACTTTAGGAGGAGTAACGGTTAAAAACCCAATTGGGAGCTTGTTTGGAGGTGGGATACATGGAAATGGCTCCAAGGATATTCCTCTCAACAAACAACCAGATTATGTAGAGTTTAAGAGCTTTGAAGGTTTCAAGGAGCTTCTACAATCATGGAAAGCAGACAGGGTAAACTCATCTAAACAGATCGAGAGGCAGGTGTATGGAACAATAATGAGGAGTCGTGATCCATGGCTCCAGATCAGAAAGGATACTTGGGCCATGAGAATAAGCTCTAGTCATTATTATAAGATCGATATAGATCGTAAAAAGCAGATTGCCAAGTTGATCTATGTGAGCATGGTGCCAAAAAAGATACCAACAGGGGGTAGATTCCCCAGATATGTACGGATACCATTGAGTAAGAATATCGCACAGTCAGACAGCATTGCTgagcttttgaagaagttttcTGAGGATATTGAGAGTGACTCTCTCAAAAAAGAGGCATACGAGTCTGCGAATGCAAGGAGGTTCATTTTTGGCAGAAGTAAGATTACATCCAAGCAGCATGACTTCCTTCTAAATGcaataaaggaaataatAAACCCATCGAGGCAGTGTCACGTGGATGTCGGCAAGTTTTGCCAAGTAGTAGACCGAGAATTGGACAAGCTGTCAAAATTTGAGGCCTCTAATCTCATTTCTGGATATACGATTTCCAGGAAGAAAACGCTTGAAATATGGGTGAGTAAGAAAATCTTGAACacgaagaagaagagattgGATTTAATGGAGGCACCACCACCTCCTCCTCCTGAAGATAGTTGGATAGAGCCAGAATGTGATAAAATAGGTTTGGCAGGCTTTAATAGACAATCAcggaaatattga
- the GPI8 gene encoding glycosylphosphatidylinositol anchor biosynthesis (SECRETED:SignalP(1-21)~MEROPS:MER0002477~BUSCO:EOG09262M0W) — MILRYITFILAAAFLPFTSLASELNTTEAKPHHHHTNNWAVLVSTSRFWFNYRHMANTLSMYRTVKRLGIPDSQIILMLSDDIACNPRNAFPGEVFNNKDRQIELYGDNVKVDYRGYEVTVENFVRLLTDRWPKEHPKSKRLLTDENSNIFIYMTGHGGADFLKFQDAEEIASQDLADAFEQMHEKRRYNEILFMIDTCQANTMFSKIYSPNIMAIGSSELHESSYSHHSDTEIGVAVIDRFTYYNLEFLENITRNSPLTMQDLVDSYTLEKIHSNAGVRTDLFDRDLSDVLITDFFGNVQKTVVDDVERDLLYIGNQDSPSADAEQSKEGQVKEADEKISPLSNLNLERSGINASSGAENIDADANIIRFNKDDQSFEHGLKVFAVLASTVLFAVYTTKYL; from the coding sequence ATGATTTTACGGTATATAACGTTTATTTTAGCAGCGGCATTCCTGCCATTCACATCTCTGGCCTCAGAGCTAAATACAACAGAGGCCAAGCCACATCATCACCATACAAATAACTGGGCTGTGCTTGTGTCGACATCGCGCTTTTGGTTCAACTACAGGCACATGGCCAATACGTTAAGTATGTACCGAACGGTGAAAAGACTTGGAATTCCGGATTCACAAATTATCTTGATGCTTTCGGATGACATAGCATGTAACCCAAGGAATGCATTTCCTGGAGAGGTGTTCAACAACAAGGACAGACAGATTGAACTATACGGTGATAATGTGAAGGTTGATTATCGAGGTTACGAAGTGACGGTTGAAAACTTTGTGAGACTTTTAACTGATAGGTGGCCTAAAGAGCATCCTAAATCGAAGAGATTGCTCACGGATGAGAATTCTAACATCTTTATATACATGACTGGGCACGGGGGAGCTGATTTCTTGAAGTTTCAAGATGCTGAAGAGATTGCATCGCAAGATCTTGCGGATGCTTTTGAGCAAATGCacgaaaagagaagatacAACGAGATTCTTTTCATGATTGACACATGTCAGGCAAACACAATGTTCAGCAAGATATACTCTCCAAATATCATGGCAATTGGATCGTCAGAACTTCATGAAAGTTCATATTCTCATCATTCTGATACTGAGATTGGTGTTGCCGTTATCGACAGATTCACATACTACAATTTGGAATTCCTTGAAAACATCACCAGAAACTCACCGCTCACAATGCAGGACTTGGTTGATTCGTACACtcttgaaaaaatacattCTAATGCAGGTGTTCGCACAGATTTGTTTGATCGTGATCTTTCTGATGTTCTCATCACCGATTTCTTTGGCAATGTTCAAAAAACCGTTGTTGACGATGTGGAGAGGGACCTTCTTTACATAGGAAATCAAGATTCTCCTTCTGCAGATGCCGAACAGTCGAAAGAGGGACAAGTTAAGGAAGCAGATGAGAAAATTTCTCCACTCTCGAATCTCAATTTAGAGAGAAGTGGAATTAACGCTTCGTCGGGCGCCGAGAATATTGATGCTGATGCAAATATCATCAGATTTAATAAAGATGATCAATCTTTCGAACACGGTCTCAAAGTTTTTGCGGTTCTTGCATCGACCGTTTTGTTTGCCGTGTATACGACAAAATATCTATAA
- a CDS encoding uncharacterized protein (BUSCO:EOG09261ZI1) codes for MVESDSGSSSASENVNKKVKQEVKCGAQTTAKPYKPSSADFSNYYEYFMPYKSIFLWLNHSQAPQDDFTKREFAFEYKSGAYQRYNSDTVVKAKPVRFEVGAVYPVAPKLHKTVSKSIMKPQMKEFVLDIDLTDYDDIRTCCSGTKICPKCWKFITLAIKIVDSALREDFGFKKLIWVFSGRRGVHCWISDYRVRVLDESRRRAIVEYLDVLNVKSKNKAGISLRKPYHPHLERSFNILRDNFVDVVIREQDPWRFEDRYKELARNIPDYRLSSALLKHWKEDPSSSSATKWRDVDRLYDEMKVKSFNLQDWKREMIFKTMYPRLDVEVSRQMIHLLKSPFCIHPGTGNVCVPFDPTEKEFNPFTDAPNLSQIFNEDETDWAKTSLKGPIDFFNRYVNQLVKDETKEKREREAEKTELEF; via the exons ATGGTGGAGTCGGATTCAGGAAGCAGTTCGGCAAGTGAAAATGTCAATAAAAAAGTTAAGCAGGAAGTGAAATGCGGGGCCCAAACCACTGCAAAGCCTTACAAACCATCGAGTGCGGATTTTTCAAACTACTACGAGTATTTCATGCCATACAAGTCGATATTTCTGTGGCTCAACCACTCGCAGGCACCCCAAGATGATTTCACAAAGCGTGAGTTTGCGTTTGAGTACAAGTCAGGAGCATATCAGAGATACAACTC AGATACTGTCGTGAAAGCTAAACCGGTGAGATTTGAGGTAGGTGCAGTTTATCCAGTGGCACCAAAGCTTCATAAAACCGTGAGCAAGAGTATAATGAAGCCACAGATGAAGGAATTTGTGCTCGATATCGATCTTACCGATTACGATGACATCCGTACATGCTGTTCTGGAACCAAGATATGCCCCAAATGCTGGAAATTTATAACTCTGGCGattaaaattgttgattcGGCACTCAGGGAAGACTTCGGCTTCAAAAAGTTGATCTGGGTGTTTTCTGGAAGAAGAGGTGTCCATTGCTGGATTAGTGACTACCGTGTTAGAGTTTTAGACGAGTCTAGAAGGAGGGCCATAGTTGAGTATTTGGATGTTCTAAACGTGAAGTCAAAGAATAAGGCTGGTATCTCACTCAGGAAGCCGTACCATCCGCATTTGGAAAGGTCATTCAACATATTACGAGACAACTTTGTGGATGTGGTGATCCGAGAACAGGATCCATGGAGATTTGAGGATCGATATAAGGAGCTGGCAAGAAACATTCCAGATTATCGGTTGAGTTCAGCACTCTTAAAGCATTGGAAAGAGGATCCAAGCAGCTCTAGTGCCACCAAATGGAGAgacgtcgatcgactctACGATGAGATGAAAGTCAAGTCGTTCAACTTGCAGGATTGGAAGCGTGAGATGATTTTTAAGACCATGTATCCAAGATTGGATGTAGAGGTGTCCAGGCAGATGATTCACTTGTTGAAATCTCCTTTCTGCATACATCCGGGAACTGGAAATGTCTGTGTGCCGTTTGATCCGACGGAAAAGGAGTTCAATCCGTTTACAGATGCCCCAAACCTCTCGCAAATATTTAATGAGGACGAAACTGATTGGGCCAAGACTTCACTCAAAGGACCAATAGACTTTTTCAATAGGTATGTGAATCAACTTGTTAAGGATGAGACAAAGGAGAAACGGGAAAGGGAGGCGGAGAAAACGGAGCTTGAATTTTAG
- a CDS encoding uncharacterized protein (BUSCO:EOG09263E87) yields the protein MTAESEYAFFPEKKVTVIKAPFNGGQGKLGVEQAPEKLIENGLLDDIKEQGWRYEIEDPLKGDDWRAMRADASDVYGNCKRPHMVSEGAKKVYEASVRARENNTFPLTVGGDHAIGMATLLAFVKKYPDGGIIWVDAHADINTPTTTESGNLHGCPVAFAMGLDQEHWPADFDWIKQLGHFINPKQIAYIGLRDVDKGERKILRDLGITAFSMYHVDKYGINTVVQKAIKAINPSGKAPIHVSYDVDGIDPQYVAATGTPVRGGLSLREGLFIMEELAASHLLAGLDIVEVNPALGPTKTHTLDTVNTGLSISRCALGDTIL from the coding sequence ATGACCGCCGAATCAGAATACGCATTCTttccagaaaaaaaggtcACCGTGATCAAAGCTCCTTTTAATGGAGGTCAGGGTAAGCTTGGAGTTGAACAAGCACCAGAAAAGCTTATTGAAAACGGACTTCTTGATGATATAAAGGAGCAGGGATGGAGATACGAGATTGAGGACCCTCTTAAGGGAGATGACTGGAGAGCTATGCGTGCCGATGCCTCCGATGTGTATGGAAACTGTAAAAGACCACACATGGTGAGTGAAGGAGCCAAAAAAGTGTATGAGGCCTCTGTTAGAGCCCGTGAAAACAACACTTTTCCTCTAACCGTTGGTGGGGACCATGCCATTGGTATGGCAACGTTGTTGGCGTTTGTGAAAAAATACCCTGATGGAGGTATCATTTGGGTTGATGCACACGCCGACATCAACACCCCAACCACAACCGAATCGGGAAATCTTCACGGATGTCCTGTTGCCTTCGCCATGGGACTTGATCAGGAGCACTGGCCTGCTGATTTTGACTGGATCAAACAGCTTGGTCACTTCATCAACCCTAAGCAAATTGCATACATCGGTCTAAGAGACGTCGACAAGGGAGAGAGAAAGATTCTTCGCGATTTGGGCATTACTGCTTTCTCCATGTATCACGTGGACAAGTACGGAATTAACACTGTTGTCCAAAAGGCAATCAAGGCCATCAACCCATCCGGAAAGGCTCCTATCCATGTGAGTTACGATGTTGATGGTATTGATCCACAGTATGTCGCTGCAACTGGTACTCCTGTCAGAGGTGGACTTTCTTTGAGAGAGGGTCTTTTCATAATGGAAGAACTTGCAGCTTCGCATCTTCTTGCCGGCTTGGATATCGTTGAAGTTAATCCTGCTCTAGGCCCAACGAAAACGCACACTCTAGATACAGTTAACACTGGTCTTTCTATATCCAGATGTGCCTTGGGAGATACAATCTTGTAA